The Alosa sapidissima isolate fAloSap1 chromosome 6, fAloSap1.pri, whole genome shotgun sequence genome window below encodes:
- the pou3f2a gene encoding POU domain, class 3, transcription factor 2a, with protein MHAITLAPGAMATTASNHYSILTSSASAVHSEPGSMQQAAAYRDTQSLLQSDYSLQSAHPLGHAHQWITSLSHAEGAPWPSSPLSEQDIKPALQGDREELQHSPGLQQQQQQTQPTHLLHQPTAHGGTHHDSRSWRATTTTTTHLTSMATSNGQGMVYTQPGFTDLGSADEQGLHHHTLQDAHEDHHSPHLSDHQQPLHVHQQQHPGHHEQSDEDTPTSDDLEQFAKQFKQRRIKLGFTQADVGLALGTLYGNVFSQTTICRFEALQLSFKNMCKLMPLLNKWLEEADSTSGSPTSLDKIAAQGRKRKKRTSIEVAVKGALESHFLKSPKPGAAEITTLADSLQLDKEVVRVWFCNRRQKEKRMTTPCGPLPGAEDAYGDTPPHHGAQTPVP; from the coding sequence ATGCATGCGATCACTCTGGCTCCGGGAGCTATGGCGACCACAGCGTCTAACCACTACAGCATCCTGACGTCCAGCGCATCCGCCGTGCACTCGGAGCCCGGCAGCATGCAGCAGGCAGCTGCGTACCGCGACACGCAGAGCCTGCTGCAGAGcgactactctctgcagagcgCACACCCGCTCGGCCATGCTCATCAGTGGATCACGTCGCTTTCGCACGCCGAGGGGGCGCCGTGGCCCTCGAGCCCCCTCAGTGAACAGGACATTAAGCCCGCGCTGCAGGGGGACCGGGAGGAGCTGCAACACTCGCCCGgtttgcagcaacagcagcagcagacgcaGCCTACACACCTGCTGCATCAACCAACGGCGCACGGGGGGACCCATCACGACTCACGGTCGTGGAGGGCGACCACTACCACCACAACTCACTTAACGAGCATGGCGACGTCAAACGGCCAGGGCATGGTTTATACGCAGCCGGGCTTCACCGACCTCGGGTCCGCCGACGAGCAGGGGCTGCACCATCACACGCTCCAGGACGCGCACGAAGACCACCACAGCCCGCACCTCAGCGACCACCAGCAGCCCCTTCACGTGCACCAGCAACAGCACCCGGGTCACCACGAGCAGTCGGATGAAGACACGCCGACCTCGGACGACCTGGAGCAATTCGCCAAGCAGTTCAAGCAGAGGCGAATCAAATTGGGCTTCACTCAGGCGGACGTCGGGCTGGCGTTGGGCACGCTCTATGGCAATGTCTTCTCGCAGACCACCATTTGCAGGTTCGAGGCGCTGCAGCTGAGCTTCAAAAACATGTGCAAACTCATGCCACTGCTGAACAAGTGGCTCGAGGAAGCGGACTCCACGTCCGGCAGTCCCACCAGCTTGGATAAGATTGCAGCACAGGGCAGAAAGAGGAAAAAACGGACTTCCATCGAAGTAGCTGTCAAAGGGGCTTTGGAGAGTCACTTCCTCAAATCGCCCAAACCCGGAGCTGCGGAGATAACCACGCTGGCGGACAGTTTACAGCTGGACAAGGAGGTGGTGCGAGTCTGGTTTTGTAACAGGCGGCAAAAAGAGAAGCGCATGACAACCCCGTGTGGACCGCTCCCTGGTGCGGAGGATGCCTACGGGGACACCCCGCCTCACCACGGAGCCCAGACTCCGGTTCCGTGA